TTCATACATCATATTCAGCCAGCCACTTATCGAAGTCTGGTCTGCTGTACCGCTTAACGCCTGAGGAGGGGCTATATTGCGCCCGGATAGCCTCGGCGAGAATCTCCATGTGCAGCACTCCGCCTTGATAAAGACACTCTTTCATGTGGAATGTCTTGTAGCCCAGGATCGTCATGGCCTCGTATACGCTCCGCGTTCCCGTTCTAACCCGTAAGTCAGCCTCACTCCTCTCCTGCTACTATTTGCCACTAGTGATAAGAGTCATACCTGCTTGCCGTTGCCACAATGACCTTGACCTGCGCCCTGGTCTTGGGTGGAGGCAGCTTATCAACTGTTcgcgacatggccaaggcgaacAGCGGTGTTTGTTCCCCAGCCACGAAAGGTTGCCAACGATTGTCATTATTGAATGATCAACATGGGGAGATCAGAAGTGGGATTATGCTGCAACTATCTTGAATAAGATCCGATGGCGAATATGACTAATGCTGAATTTATACGCGAAAGGGGCTACCTACACCGTTGCATTGCAGCAATGCATCGCACAATTCGGCTGCACATCTATTGTACAAACCGTGGCATAATGTTTTATACCGGCGGCTCGTCGGGGGAACCCGACCATGCGATGATTTCAAATTTCATTGGACCAGGAGGCGCGCGCTAGTAAGCTGACAACTGAGACAGTTCAAAGAGGCGCTGACGATTTTGGGCCAAGGGCGCCACGACTGGTGCTTATTTACTGATAACATCAATAAGTTATGTGTCAACGTACTCCAATAAGAGTTGGACCACGCCTGTGCAGTATAAGCCAAAAACAGTGGTTTATGCTCACGATATCTTCATTGAGGCCGTCCATGGTATCTAGTGCGGAACCAATTCTCAAGAGCTTTTGGAGTGATTTGAAGCCTAGCAGAGATACTTTGAGACCTTCTGCGGTAGATACAAGAAGGTAAAAAGAACGTATATTGGAAGAAATGTTTAAAAAACATTAAAACATATCCGGTGTTGACAAGATGATGATCTAGTATAGTAGTGCTACTGTTAGGGCAATATCGTTTGACAACTTGGCCGTGGACTGTAGTTGTATGTCAAATAGGTTTGAAACCAGCTTCAAATTGAAAGCCTATTTCGCTAAAACGGCCCTGTGCCGTGCAGTGGCTGGACATCAGCCACATCACTTCCAATGCACAGGGCGGAGTTTGGCCTCGAATTAGGAAGGACAAACAACAAAAGCCAATTGAATCGGTTCCTTTCTTTATTTGCGATAATTCAACAAATATCGACTCTACAGACGCAGCCCTCCAGGTTGCTGCAAAGGCCCCATCACGTGGAGTGGTGTCAACATCGAAACCGACCGGCGTGGGGAAGTGGGACGGCAtgcatgtacgtacatacatacataattGACTCTATTCATCTGTATTCATCCTGACGCCATTGGTTTTCCCCTTTTTGAGTAATTGCCCCGAGGCTTGAATTTCCCCAAGAGGCCCAAGATGCGCTCATCAATCATTGCGTCTCTGGCGCTGGTGCCGTGGGCAACGTGCCACCAACAGCCATTGAAGGACGCGAAGCACCGTGTCCCAACCTCACACCACACAGTCACGACCGCAGCACCCTCATATCGCCAGGAACTGCTCAGCCTACACAGGCAACTCATCTCAATTCCCTCCATCTCGGGAGACGAAAACGCCGTCGGCAACTTCCTCGTCGACTACCTCACTGCCCGCGGGTACCATGCCGACCTCCAGCCCGTCGCGGCCAGAGACGGCACGCCCCCCAACAAACAACGCTTCAACGTCCTTGCGTGGAAGGGCGAGAGAATCCCCTCGGCCAAGGTAGTTGTGTCCTCGCACATTGACGTCGTGCCCCCGCACATTCCATACTCCATCTCCCCCGGCGAAATCACGCCCGAAACCATGATCAAGGGCCGCGGCTCCGTCGACGCCAAGGGCAGCGTGGCGTCCATGATTGTCGCGCTGGAGCAGCTGCATGCTTCAAAGGAAATTGCCAACCGGGGAGACGTGATGCTCCTCTTTGTGGTGGGCGAAGAAGTGGCCGGCGACGGAATGGCCACGTTTAGCGACTCGCTGTCCAGGATGGAGGAGCCGCCCAAGttcgacgccgtcatctTTGGTGAGCCTACCGAGAACAAGCTTGCGTGCGGCCACAAGGGCGGGCTGTTCTGCGACATCACCGCCCGTGGTGTGCCGGGTCATAGTGGGTATCCGTGGCTGGGCAAGTCGGCAAACGAGCTGATGGTGcgtgccttggccaagattcTGGATGCCGACCTGGGCAGCTCGGAGCTTTTTGGAAACACGACGTTTAACATTGGCCGGTTCGATGGCGGTGTGGCGGCTAATGTGATTCCTGAGAAGGCAGTGGTCAAGTTTGCCGGGAGGGTGGCCATTGGGCCCGAGGACAAGGGGCATGAGATTGTGACGAGCAAGATTCAGAGGATACTGGATGAGGTTGACGACGAGGCGTTTGACATGGACTGCACGCACGGCTATGGGTCGGTCGAGTGCAACTGCGAAGTTGACGGTATGTTTCCCAAGAGGTATCTGCTCATGGGGGCATTTACTAACCCCCCTCGTCGTACAGGATTCGAAAAGATTACAGTCAATTACGGCACGGATATTCCCAACCTGGCTGGTGATCACACGAGGTACTTGTACGGTCCTGGCAACATTCTCGTTGCTCATGGCGCGAGGGAAAACTTGACGGTTGCGGATTTGGAAGAAGCCGTTGAAGGGTATCAGAAACTAATTGTCCATGCGTTGAAGCAATAACGTCAGGGGATCACAGCAAGTGGCTGTGGAAGACGGGCTCAATGCTATACGCGCTCATAATCTAATGCGGTGACACCCCCCCAAGTCGTATCCATGTcgtttcaaaaaaaaaaatcacacTTTTACATATCCAACTCCCACATGTGCACTCAACTTCCCATTACTTCAATCCATCACTATCACACCCCAGCCACTTTTGCCCACCGTTCTGGCATTATCTTGCTAAAGTCGAATTTGCCATCGGGTCCCTTCTCGACTGCCCCCTTTTCAGTCACCACGGCATCAATCAACTCAGCTGGCGTAACATCAAACGCGGGGTTCCACACCTCGATTCTCTGATCGGCCGTGGCAACTCTGACCTTTGTGCTCTCATCCACCTTGCCATCAGCCTTGATGACAGCACCAGTCACCTGGGTCAGCTCCTCCCGCTTGCGCTCCTCAATCTTGATGCCATTTCCCGTTTCCGTCTCCAGATCGATGCTGGTAGTCGGCGCCGCAACCAAAAACTTGATGCCGTGGTGCTTCGCGAGCACGGCCAGTTGGTACGTCCCAATCTTGTTGGCAGTGTCACCGTTCCGAACAACTCGgtcggcgccgacaatgacAGCCACAATGTTCTTCTCAGCCTTCTTAGTGCGAAATAGGGATGCGGCCATGGAATCAGTAATCAGGGTGCTGGGGATGCCTTCATAGACCAGCTCAAAGGCAGTGAGGCGACTGCCTTGATTGTATGGCCTGGTCTCAGTACAGAACGCATGTCGTAGTTGGCCATTTGCCTGCAGGGTTCGAATAATGCCAAGTGCCGTTCCGTGGCCGGATGTTGCCAGCGAGCCGGTGTTGCAATGTGTGAGAACGGAAACGGTGTTATCTGATGTCGCGCCAACTTGCGTCTTGAGCCACTCGGCGCCGTAATCCCCGATGGCAAGGTTTGTCTTGAGGTCCTTTTCAAAGATGTTCTCGGCTTCTTCGATAAATCCCTGGATAATAGACGCCTTGGTTTCACCAGACGTGCGTATCCGCGCCTTGAGCTGGTTAATGGCGTTGGTGAGATCGACGGCGGTGGGACGACTCTGCTTCAGATAGTCAAGCGCTTCGTCGATGTGGGCAATGACTTGCTGAGGCGAGTCAGCAGCTACGGGGCCATTGAATAGCTCAACGGCAAGCCCAAGACTGGCGACGATGGCAATGGCAGGGGCGCCACGGGTTCGCATCGAGGCAATGCTGTCGAAGGCTTCCTGGCGGGTTGAGACTTGGTCATAGTGGAATTCGTGCGGGAGGCGGAGCTGGTCAAGGACCTCGAGCTTGCCGCGAGAATAGCGGACAGCTTGAAGGGTGGACATGGCGAATCTTTGAAACACCTTGATCACAAATGCAAAGAGGAAATGAAAGCGGCCTGCCAGATGTTTTGTTGCCCCTCCACATCTCCAGATCTTTCCAGGTTGAACAATTCTGCCGCCACCCCGCCATGGCGTCAGCGCGTACCGACACCAGACAgcttgacatctggaggtCCCAGCCCGATTTATTGGTGCACGCGCAACGGTCGACCAATGATGGTGCTTCAGTAGTGCACCGTGCTGCTCTACGGCGCCATGAGCTCTCACCGCCCGGCctttgaccagacatggactgcACCACGTGTGATACTAGAGCTGCCAGGGACCTGCATGTGGTACCAAAAAGCCACACTGTCTCGAGTATTCCGAATGTCGACTCTTGTGCATCGGCGCATTCAGCCTCGTCCTTAGACATCGCCTTCACATGATAAGATGCCAATGGCAGAATCGACGCGTTGGCCATGGAACAGCAGTCATCGACGTCAAAAGTGACAGGTAAGCCGTGCTCCTTGCTTCCTGCTTCCTGCTTCTTGCACCCCTTCCGCCTTAGCGTACGTGCTGACCTTTCTCAGTCGAGTACTTCGATCCTCACCATGTCTACAAGCTTCTTGCGCCTGGCCTAGTCCCTCGATTGCCCTTGCGCAACCTCCACTGGCAGTCGCATGCTGGACCTCTCCGATCTATCGACACCCTACATGTTGATTTGGTGCCAGGCGATGCCTCGCAGCCACCCGAACCCGCGGCTCCCAAGTCAAGGCGGTCTACGAATGCCTCGCGTGACGATGGCTTCCAAACCCAGCAAGTGGGCGGAGAGGCCAGCTCGACAGACACAGTTGACAAGCAGGCTGCGGCGACCAAGACCTCCCCATCGGGCCAGCGGCGCCATCAGATCCCCGGCCTGCGCAGCACCCCCTATCTCAAAGTGCTCCTGGTACGGTGCGACGACAACGATTCATACAAGGCCACGGTGAGAGCAGAGGTTCGCGAGTGGATCAAGGAGCACACGCCGCCATCGAACTCGTCCAAAAAAGCCAGCAATCAGGAGAAGCACGATGCCTTTGAGTGGCTCATATTGCATGTCGTCATCCCCAATACTGCGGCTGCCACTCAACCCCGAAACACTGGAAGCAAGGGTGAGGGGGGTTCAGCAGAAAAGGCATCAACTACTTCACGATGGAGACCAGGGTCAACGCCATTGATGGAGAAGTTTCGATCAGATTTCAACTCGTCTAGCAAAGGCGCACCGGACCGTGTTGCCCAGATTCGCATCGGCATCAACGATGTGCCGTACGACCTACTGCCAAGGGTAGTTCCTGCTGTGCCGTCTGGATACTCGGAGACAGAGCAAGATGCAGAGAATGCATGGAACGAGCTGATGAGCAAATTCAAGAGCTTAATTCTGAGCTCTTTTGATATGCGAGTAACACAATACGAGGAGGATATTAAAGAAAAGGACGGTCAAAGAAGTCTACCCGGCTGGAACTTTTGTACCTTTTTCATCCTGAAGGAGGGTTTGGCACGCGGGTTCGAAAATGTTGgtcttgtcgaggatgccCTCGTCGGATACGACGAGCTGAGCATTGGGCTTGATTCAGTCATTCAAGAACAAGTCGAGAGCGGAGCGCCGGAGAAGCACGGCGGCGTCATGTTAACATATACGGAGGAGCTGCAAAGGATGGCCAGGCAAGTCTTAACGGAGCTATCAGGGGACGCCGGTGATGAGGTAGCCGTGGACTTGCAAAGGCAGGAAACGGCCTCAAACGATGCCGACGATATCCCCATCAGCTCATCGAATAAGGCCTACCGCGATATGATTCTTGCCAACCAAGTGTCCGTTTTTGATTTCAGATGCTACATCTTCTCAAGGCAAATATCACTACTCCTGCGTTTGGGTAATGCATTTGCAACACGGGAAGAATTGCTGGCCAAGTTGATGGATCAGCGCAATTCGATTCTCCATGGCGTGGCGCCGCTCCTACCGCCCATGAATAATGACGATGGACCTGAAAATTTGGGCATGCTCTCCGAGGTATGCCGACGGACTTTGGAGTTTATTCCAGTAATATCCCAAGTGATGCGCCAAGATATCACCGCCTCCTTGTTAAATGATACCAATCCCAATACTGCAGACAATGCACAAGTGACGACCTTGGATCCATTCTTGCTGGAGACGATGGACAACATGGTTGCATCGTTTGCATTTACCATTGCCCAGCAGATTCTCGTCCAAACGTCGACCAAAGCACTGCCAATCCCACTGCCGACCTTGGTCATGGAAGACGGAGCCGAGCCAAAGTCATCAATCCCAGAACCGAAGACTATGCTACATCCAGCGAGATCCTCGTCATTGCAAGCGCAGCCGTCATCTCGGCCACCTTCTAATCCCAACTTTCCCGGTCCTGGTAGGAAACCGAGTCTCGCAGAACCTGAGCCACAGGCGTCGTCGTTCCTCAAGGTTGGGCTTGAAGAATTGGCGGCTCGTCGTGCGGAGCTGTACATGCTATCCAGGAGAATATTAGAAGGCCTGGGCAAAAAGCGCGGCTGGTCCAACGGCTGGGATGAAGCACCATTGGTTGGTGAACCTGGGCTTGACGGCATGGAAGAAATCAGTCtcgatgatggtggtgctggtggtggatgTGGCCGTGGTTCGAGCATTGGAGGCAAATCTAGCACAGAATCTACTGCACCTTCAATCGCTGGTGTTGACAGTCAAATCCTGCGGACGGCCACCGATAACACAGTCGACTTTTATCGTCTATACGAAATTCTCACTGGCAAAGCTAGCCACCACTTTGCCGTTGCCAATCATGTTCATTCCGTCACGACTTGCAAAGCTGATCTGGCCATGCTCAAATTTCACACGAAAGAATACAAGGCTGCCACCAAACACTTCGAAGAGGCCACTCCATTCTTTGCCGAAAATGGATGGTCACTCTTGGAGCTATCTCTGCTGGTCATGTATTGCCAGTGTCTAAGCGAGCTCGGGTCCGACGATCACTATGTCAATGTTGCGATGACGCTTCTCATCAAGTCGTGTGCCGCTGAAAGAGAACGACGGGAGCGGAAGGCTGCCGTAGTAGCGCTGCCAAAGGCCACCATTCTCGATAGCTCGCCTACCAAGCAGGTCGCAGCCAAACTATTTGCACTGACTTCAAATCTCTCCTCAGAGGTCAAGGTGCCCCTATCAAAATTCTTCATGGATGTTGAGTTGGAAGGAACACCCGTATACCACGACCGCAAAGATGGGTTTTCGTTAAAGATTCAACTCAGGAGTCTGCTGCCAGAGAAGCTGACGCTGGATTCCGCAAAGTTAAGAATAACATGTACAGATGGAGGACCACGCAGAGACATCAACTTGGAAGTCGACGAGGAAATTGTTCTCTCTCCAGGCAAGAATTCAATCTCTGTAGCGTGCAATGTATGTCAAAGCTGTCGATTTTTGGGTCTGATTCTATTACTAACTGCTGCCCAGTCCGTCATTCCCGGAAGCTATCGTGTAAGCCGGCTGGCTTTGGTATCCAGCAAACTATTCCTCCACCACGAACAAGATGTCAACTCCTTGCCTCCCCGGACAAGCAGCATCTTCCAAGATCCCGATGTAACCTTGTTTCAATGCCCCAATGCGCTTGACGTGCAGTTGACGGCCAGCAGACACATAAGCCTTGGCAAGAACAACGCGCTTGATCTCATCATTCGTTCTGGGTGGAACACCTTGAAGGGCTGTGAAGTCAAAATCCGACCAACAACCGGTGGTCTCCGTCTGTTGACCACAGAAGCAAAACTTGTCGACGAATCCATCCAGTTTGCGAAACGCCCAGAATCTGGGGCGCTTTTCTTCGGTCCGATGGAGGAGGCGACATCCATTACTGTGCGCTTGCCTTACTCCATTGAGCAGGATCTGGGCGACGTTTCAGTCAAGGTAGAGGTTACATATGTAACAACAAGTGACGAATCATTCCAGCTCGCAAAGTCGATCATGATTCCGGTCTCGCTCGCAGTTGGGGTGAATGTACAAGACGTGTTCAAGCATAATGCGCTGTTCTCGCGGTTCAACGTGGACACTGCGTCCTCCAGCCCACTGCGACTATTCAAGAGCGAGCTTGTGGAGTCGGAGCTGTTCGAACCCTCGTTTGGCATCCCGCCAGCCAATACAGTCATGGTTTTCCCAAAGCAGCATGCTACATTACTCTATAAAGTAAAAAGGAAGGAGGGGGCGAAGGTGGCTGCACGAAGCGGCAGGATACTGCATCTCAAGTTATACTACAGCGTGCTGCAGACGGAGATAGAGGAGCGCATAAAAGAGTCGATTCTAGAAGGACTCAAAGACACGCCGCTGGAGCTGTATTCCAaggtgacggcggcgcgtGTACTGGAGGAAACAAGGAACGGGCTAGAGGCCCACGATCTAGAACGAGCAGCGCTGGTGGGCGAAGTCACAACATCGTATCTAGAGAAGGCCCGGTGGGCACATCACTTGCGTGGTCTTGGATGTGTGCCCGGCACAAGGGACGATGCGACGACAAAATTGGCCGAGTTTCTCGACGATTGGCAGAGGAAGCACCCTCGCATGACCCTCCCAACAGGCACACCAGACGAACCATGGTCCATTGTCATACCCGTCGAGGTCCCATCCCTCTCCGTTGTCCACACAGCCGACATTCGCATCGAGCAATCTCTCCTAGACCACCTTGAGGGACCCTCAGCGGGCGCTCCAGCAGCCTCGGTAAACCAAGTCCTTCCGGCGACACTCCACCTCAAATGGACACGCATCTGGGACACTGACGCGCTGGCTCGGGAGGACGAAGAGTTCAGCTACGAGGTCACGGCGCCCAGCGACGCATGGGTCATTGGCGGTCGTCGAAGGGGACACTTTGTCATCCCTGGGGGCAAAGCACCCAGCACCATGTCGTCAACTGCAGAGACGGAGGCCGAAATCCCGCTGGTGCTGATCCCCCAGAGGGAAGGCTATCTGCCGTACCCAACGGTGGAAATTAAGGATGTGCCGCCGGCGGAGGGACACAGAGGAGCAGCGAGCACAACTGCGCCGTGCGAGGTGGACTGGAGGAATCTGGGCGAGACAGTGAGGGTGGTTAGCGAGAGGAGGAGCGTGACAGTGAGCTTGGATGCCAGTGGGCCGGGGGGAGGGCCATTGGTATGTGAAAGCGAGGGCATGAACAGGCAGAAGGGCAGGATAGTGGCATGAGGCAGACGGTAGACAAGAGAGTGTGCGATTCTACTTTTGATGCCTCTTTTGAGaatgtgtgtgtgtgtgtgtgcgtgtcTGTATCGAACCATTTCATTTCGTCAACGCTACACCGTTATGTGATGTTTCCCTCCCCTCACCCTGGACGTCTCGTGCCATTTATCAATCAATCAGTCCACCAACCCATCCAGCCAACATGGAAGCTGCCCACGCAGCCTAGTGAAGGACGCCACGGCCGCAGAAACAATGGAGGAAGCACCAGCGCAGCACCCATCAGCGCCCAGGTCGCCATCCCATGCACGTCACACACCCGaagcctcgacgccgcctcGCACTCGCCTCACCCCTGACGTCATGCCCATCACCCACCCACCAGCCGCTTGTCCTGCACCGGCCCGCGCCACATGACGCCGTGCCATCCCGACCAATCACTCTTGAGCGCTGTCCTGCGCGCCAGCCAAAACGGGAACCGGTCAGCCTGCGCGAGACGGGTCACGTTGGACTGGCGTCTTGTTTCAGCCAGCGGGAGAAAAGTGTTTTGCATATCTTGGGATGAATGTTTCCCCGGGGGCTGCTAGGCATGTTTGTTGTGCTATATCCGACCACAGCTGCTAGACTGTTGCAGATATAAGTTCACGGGCTTTAGGGGACAGGGACGAGATTGATGATGGATATCATGGCTCGGGAGACTCAAGAGCGTGCTGCGTTCTTGACACTTTGACTAGCTTGCTGCATGGTGGAGGAAAATTGTCTGTCAAGACGAATGTCGTCTGCATGATTGGGGGAGTCTCAGGTATTACGACTAGCCCTCGTCCTGATGAGCAATGTTTGCGCTCTTGTTCATGCTGTAAGCATGTAGCTCACATTCCCCTTGTGAATGAGCATGAGAGCGGGCAATATTATTCTCCCACTCTTTGTCGCGCGCAAATTACTCAAGGGCGCCTTGGTAATTCATGTTGCATATTTAAGCGCCCTTTTATAATTTGCCCGCCTATTTACGAGAGAAACGTATACTTTTATCTGCGTCTTGACGTAGCTAGTACTAATCTTGGAATAGGCACTAGGCTCTTCCCGCCTCTAGACACACCACCTGTCTTTGAAGATGGCTGCTTTGCTGTACTCGATATTGTCAGGGCAAgttttttctctccctaTAGACAGATGGTTTGCTGGGCATGGTCCCTAAAACACGGGCAGAATTATCGTTTGCCGGGGCCATGGTTCCGCATCCACCCTAGTTGACTGACGGTGTGTTATTTTGAAATGCATTCGTGCCGTTGGATAATACAAacgaacaaaaaaaaaagttgagaAACACACGCCCATCCATGACCAACCCCATTCATGATACAAACACACACACTTTTATACTtgaataaaataaaaaaagagtGGAGCTACCAGACGGCTTTTgacaaaaaagaaagaaagaaagaaagccGCCAGGCCCCGATAAAAAGGGGCCGCCAGGACCCTGCAGACCGCCACTGACGATCCGGCTTCGCTCTGCGCGACAGGGGTCAGGGCTGCCGCCAGGGCGTCACATGGCCTCATTCCCCGCCAGCCGGCCTGTAAATAGCACCGTCGACAAGTTTTAACAACCAGTTGTCATGAagggcgaaaaaaaaaataaggaTTGAATCCGTACGGTATGGAGCACGTCGTTTGCCCAAGTGCCTCCCCCGTCGTACCAGATCATCTGCCTCGGGGCTCGCCTGCGCCGCTATACCCAAGGgccctacggagtagacacCCGGCATTCCTGGCGTCCATGtatcgacatggaccagttcaaatgttgacgtatcaattgatgtatttATGCCAGGCAAGCCCATCCCGGCCCAGGTTTTCTGTCTCCGGATCCGCGGGAATCGACGTGCGCTCGCCCCGAGCCCGACACGACAGAAACCTGGCCCAATCCTGTGTGCCCAAGGCCTTGGCACCGGCGGGCTTTTATTTTGACTCCAAATGTTCCATGTTCCACCAGACCCCGTCCTTCTCATGGCATCGCCATTTGTAAGCGCCACCACCGCCGGCAAGGCAAGCGCCGCAGTCGCTGTGCAACACGCAATGCGACATGGACTCTGCAGCTCGCAAGATGGCCCAATGCGTGGCCCAGAGACggggccaaaaaaaaaaaaaaaaccaagatTGACCCAGCCCTTGCTTGGGCTTgtgccaccaccacgccgACGCCGCACGAGATGTCGACGGTCTGACggaaaagggggaggggggggtCGGTCCCgtgggaagaaggggagaaggaggcggGGAACCTCTTTTGCCCATGACAGAATTCCCATTCATGCCGGCCCTCGCCATCGGACATGGACCAATGTGCGCATTCCATGTagtccatggccatggcgacacGGGGGGCCACGATGCTACtacaaacattgaagagacGTGGACTTGACGTGAGCCCAACGCTGGAATTGGGCAAGCCGCTGCCAATTTGCCGCTGCCGGCGAATGCAGTAGCCAGCTCCCCCATCTTCTCGGGCCTTGCCATCAATCGAATTGATGCTGGCCTCGTCCGAACGGCACCAGCGTCAAGCGACCAGACGTCACGCCAGGCCCCGTCTTCGGCGCCGTGCAGAGCACAACAGTTGGACGTGGACGTCTTCTCCCGGAATTGGCGCCAGTCTTTATCCACCTGGTGACCACCTTTTTGTCCCCTTTGTCCCTACGTCTTGTTGTCAAATGAAGCTGCCGGCCGCTGCATGCAGACGCAGCTCCCTACAGATAGATGCAAGCCAGAGTCAAACCCAACGACGTCTTTTGagtcctcctcggcgtttGCCCCGGTCTATTACCTCGTCCGACCTCATGCCAACCAACTCATTTATGTACGTACATGACTTGACTCCACAGACGTCACGCCATTCACAATAAGCCATGTCAAATCACTGTGCTCTTTTATTGCTCTTGTCCCGGTAAAGTAATGATATTCACTTCGCAGCAGTTGGACGAGCCCGTTGCTGTCCATGCCGAGCACCAATTTCATCGCCCCCTGCGGAAGCATGGCGCCCTACTATTTtcctcttttccttttcccccATGCCGCCACTCCTCGTGAAcctgcccacgccgcccgcAATCTAACGTTGCTTGATGCAGAAATCAAAAAGTGGCCCGAAGCGTCCCATAACTCGCTTCCCGTAAACGCCTAACAATATGCTTTTTCCATACGCCTCCCCCTTTGCGTACCGTGTCCCCCGGACAAATAGATTGGTGACTGTTCAAGCGGGGACTAACAATAATAAAATGCTGCCAAGGGATAAAAACGAGGCGCTCGATTCGCCGCTTCAGTATGCTATCTGTTAACAACACTGGCAGCACTACGACAG
The DNA window shown above is from Metarhizium brunneum chromosome 1, complete sequence and carries:
- the Trappc10 gene encoding Trafficking protein particle complex subunit 10, translating into MEQQSSTSKVTVEYFDPHHVYKLLAPGLVPRLPLRNLHWQSHAGPLRSIDTLHVDLVPGDASQPPEPAAPKSRRSTNASRDDGFQTQQVGGEASSTDTVDKQAAATKTSPSGQRRHQIPGLRSTPYLKVLLVRCDDNDSYKATVRAEVREWIKEHTPPSNSSKKASNQEKHDAFEWLILHVVIPNTAAATQPRNTGSKGEGGSAEKASTTSRWRPGSTPLMEKFRSDFNSSSKGAPDRVAQIRIGINDVPYDLLPRVVPAVPSGYSETEQDAENAWNELMSKFKSLILSSFDMRVTQYEEDIKEKDGQRSLPGWNFCTFFILKEGLARGFENVGLVEDALVGYDELSIGLDSVIQEQVESGAPEKHGGVMLTYTEELQRMARQVLTELSGDAGDEVAVDLQRQETASNDADDIPISSSNKAYRDMILANQVSVFDFRCYIFSRQISLLLRLGNAFATREELLAKLMDQRNSILHGVAPLLPPMNNDDGPENLGMLSEVCRRTLEFIPVISQVMRQDITASLLNDTNPNTADNAQVTTLDPFLLETMDNMVASFAFTIAQQILVQTSTKALPIPLPTLVMEDGAEPKSSIPEPKTMLHPARSSSLQAQPSSRPPSNPNFPGPGRKPSLAEPEPQASSFLKVGLEELAARRAELYMLSRRILEGLGKKRGWSNGWDEAPLVGEPGLDGMEEISLDDGGAGGGCGRGSSIGGKSSTESTAPSIAGVDSQILRTATDNTVDFYRLYEILTGKASHHFAVANHVHSVTTCKADLAMLKFHTKEYKAATKHFEEATPFFAENGWSLLELSLLVMYCQCLSELGSDDHYVNVAMTLLIKSCAAERERRERKAAVVALPKATILDSSPTKQVAAKLFALTSNLSSEVKVPLSKFFMDVELEGTPVYHDRKDGFSLKIQLRSLLPEKLTLDSAKLRITCTDGGPRRDINLEVDEEIVLSPGKNSISVACNSVIPGSYRVSRLALVSSKLFLHHEQDVNSLPPRTSSIFQDPDVTLFQCPNALDVQLTASRHISLGKNNALDLIIRSGWNTLKGCEVKIRPTTGGLRLLTTEAKLVDESIQFAKRPESGALFFGPMEEATSITVRLPYSIEQDLGDVSVKVEVTYVTTSDESFQLAKSIMIPVSLAVGVNVQDVFKHNALFSRFNVDTASSSPLRLFKSELVESELFEPSFGIPPANTVMVFPKQHATLLYKVKRKEGAKVAARSGRILHLKLYYSVLQTEIEERIKESILEGLKDTPLELYSKVTAARVLEETRNGLEAHDLERAALVGEVTTSYLEKARWAHHLRGLGCVPGTRDDATTKLAEFLDDWQRKHPRMTLPTGTPDEPWSIVIPVEVPSLSVVHTADIRIEQSLLDHLEGPSAGAPAASVNQVLPATLHLKWTRIWDTDALAREDEEFSYEVTAPSDAWVIGGRRRGHFVIPGGKAPSTMSSTAETEAEIPLVLIPQREGYLPYPTVEIKDVPPAEGHRGAASTTAPCEVDWRNLGETVRVVSERRSVTVSLDASGPGGGPLVCESEGMNRQKGRIVA
- the MRI1 gene encoding Methylthioribose-1-phosphate isomerase, giving the protein MSTLQAVRYSRGKLEVLDQLRLPHEFHYDQVSTRQEAFDSIASMRTRGAPAIAIVASLGLAVELFNGPVAADSPQQVIAHIDEALDYLKQSRPTAVDLTNAINQLKARIRTSGETKASIIQGFIEEAENIFEKDLKTNLAIGDYGAEWLKTQVGATSDNTVSVLTHCNTGSLATSGHGTALGIIRTLQANGQLRHAFCTETRPYNQGSRLTAFELVYEGIPSTLITDSMAASLFRTKKAEKNIVAVIVGADRVVRNGDTANKIGTYQLAVLAKHHGIKFLVAAPTTSIDLETETGNGIKIEERKREELTQVTGAVIKADGKVDESTKVRVATADQRIEVWNPAFDVTPAELIDAVVTEKGAVEKGPDGKFDFSKIMPERWAKVAGV